TTATTTACACTCCCCCGCAACAATAATGGTATAGTTGCTTAAGTTTTTATTATCAAATGCATACACTCTCCTGTAATTAGGCTTAAACAAATTGCTGGAGGATCACTCTCAAACAGACATGTCTTAGTTCATAAGATATGGCTTAAGCGCAGTGTAAATAATGACTTCAATTATTTAGAAATACTGGTAATGACTGTATATAATTGTTTGTGGCTCTAAAATATAAGTACACAAATTGAAGAACTCTGTCTTCTCTGCATTAATGACTTACAGCAGGGGAGGACCAACTTCCACAGGATAGGGCAAATGTTACCAATGGTTCAGATAACTCCAATCCGTAGGTACTTCGTGCTGTCAACTCATCATTTTTGGAACCCTTTGCAAAAGTCTGTCCAGAACCCATAAATACCGGTATGGTCAGATAACTTTCAAAGCCTAATGAATAAAGAGGTTTGGTTTCGGAAAATGAACTCACATATTTCGAGTGATAAGGCAGTCTCAGGATGAAATGTTCGATGGTTATTGCATTTAGCAAGTGTCCCCCAACATTTATTGTTGCCTGGGGAAGAAGAAACATAAAATTGTCAATCAATGATCTCATGTATGCTACAAATATTATGATTGAACTACGAGTCTATGAGTCTATGCCCCATATTTCCTTTGAAGTGCTGTGGATGGTTCCTAAACAATTGAATCACAAGGGGAATTGAAACATTTGAACTGAGCTTTCTACAGCATATGGTTGTTTTACCTTTTGCATCAGTGCAACAACCATCTCAGGGCTTGCGGGTATTCCATGTTCTAGAAATGCCTAAAAAAGAAAAGCATTTAATAGTTAGTAAATTGATCATCTGtatatgtgaaattaatatataTTTGCTTCAGGAAAAGTCTAACTCATACATTCATCATGCATGAATTGTAAGTATTAATCCAAAAGGCAAGCTTCTCTTGATGAGTCAAACCCTTAAGATCAACTGCTGATAACTTTCCAAGTAAAAGTCTGAAAAATGAAGAAGTAAATTAGCAAAACATTTAGTAGCTCAAGTCAAAGAGGAGGATAAATTTTTTCTTGCGGCAGTAACTTACTTTAGCCTACGAACTAGAAATACCGAAATTGCTGTTCTGCTAGAATTGATTGAGGCAGTATCAAATGCAAATAATTTTGCATATGCACCAATATCTCTATCTCCAAATTCAAAACAGATGTCATAAGGATCCTTAAACTCCACTTCCTTGTGGTTGTTCTGCGAATTAAGTGCTAATAAAGATGGCAAAGTCTCTGTTGTAGTCCTAGACTTCACGGAGCTCATTCTTACAAAAATATTCATTAAGCATTTTAGAATACTCTCAGATATTTTGTTGGGACTCTGATCTCCTGATGACCTATCATTCTGTACTGCAGGGATTTCTCCGTCTGTAGCATCATTGTTGATTATTTTGCCTTGCTGAACATATATGAATGTAAGTCACAATCaatatcataaataaaaaaaTCCGTGACTAGAAAAAACAAATGAGTACATTTCATACCTGTAGTTTGGGAGGATCTAACTGCTTCACTTCTAACCTATTATCAACTGGACCTTTCTTGACCGGAACCCTACTTGTCTGGTCTTTTAACTTACTCAAGTGCTGCTTGTCCTTTAAGGAAGTTGCGCATGACTGATTTTCTTTTCCTTGCACATCTTCTAATTGGTAGAATGAAGAATAAACCAATTCATGCTTTAATTTAGAAGGTTAATGAATAAAGGAATGCTGATAATTTCAGTGCATTACCAGTGATTAAAGGCATGTGCATTGGTATGGATGTTGATGCACATGGTTCATTTTGAAGAGATAAGTTGGACCGCTTCTGTTTGCGATCTTGAACATGACGCGGGTCATATAAATCACCAGAATTTTCCATATTCCTTTTGGAAGATGAAACATATACAGCTTCCTGATACAATCCTTGCCTAAAATGCACAACTTGTTCTTCCAGCCGAAcaacttcctcttccaaaacAGCCACTTCAGCTAGAAGCTCCAGTGTCTAAGGATATCACATACAGACGATTAATCACATTGTCACAATGAGTTCTCTTTTCACATAATACGCAGGACATACTGTAAAAAAAACTAAATTAAGTCCTATATTTTTATCAAATTACTCAATATTCTTTCTCAGTTAATTATCCGAATATGCCCCTTCCCACGTACCAAACAATTTTGTAAGTTACTTTTCTTTTCGCGCAAACAATTATGTAGTGATAGATGTATAAGACAAGAACTAGAACTAACAGGTTGAGGGAGATAAGGAGGAAGGCGAGGAAGTGCTCCCAAAGGTCTACTGAAAGCCCTCTCTAACGCTCGATGAACGCTCTCTTCATGTCTAAGCCTTTTCTTTAGCTTATCCACCTGAAATTATGCACAATTTTCACAACATAAACAATAAACACAATTGAAGAGAGAATCAAATATAACAAGAGATAAGAAGATAAATAATTCTACATCTTGTTGCAGAGCCATTTTCTTTTGTCGAATCGAGCTTCGTTTATTACTTGTGGTTGCCTTCTCAGCAGCCATAATCTTGCTCTTTTGCATCTCAGTAGCTTCCTTCAAGCAAATAAAATCAAAACACAGGAATAAACACAATGAAGAAAATTATTGAATTCAATTAGTACAAAAACAGATCATATACATATAAATAGACAGACATACTAAAagaataatataaatttgatACCCTTTTTTGGATAAGAATGTAACAAACTAACCAAGCATGAAAGGCAAAGCAAATTATAATTCATAAGGAACAAGACTAGCATTAAAAGACAAATAAAAGTTTCAAAATTGATTAAAAAAACATCGAAAAATTCGATTTTTGATAGCCTCTCAATGAGGCCACAATTTCATCAAAGATTCCTACTTTGTCAGTGCTTCGAAAAATCTTTAGCTTCTGAAGTTTTCCCAACAAAGTAGTAGCCATAACATAAACACATACAAGTACTTAAATATATTTAGAACAAAAACAGAGCAAGTTTCATTGAGAAGCAATAGTGAGCATGTACTGTAAATGCAATCATGTAAACAAGTTGAGGAAACACATGGGAGAGATGATAAAAAAGAACGAGGCAGTGATAATAATAATTAAAGAAAAGTACTAGAAGAATGAGAGAGTAGTTATTTAACACGTTGATAAGGTTATAAAGATGGTTAAAAATTAAATAAGTGTGTGTGTATGATTAGCTTACTTTTTCATGTTTCAATGGAGAAGCTTTGTGCAGACTAGTTCTCACCCTTGTGTTCATGTTCTATGGTGATTATATATGTTTTGTTTAGCTGCAAGAATTGTATCTGTGAGGAGCTGAACATTAAAATGTGTGGTAAAAATGAAGGATGGATAGAAGATGAGAAGTGTGTTGAGTTGGATGAAGTAAGAAGAACAGGGTCATATTGTAGTGGAATATATGTATGTGTTTGATGAAGAAAGCGGGAGAGAGAGAGATGCGGGAGGGAGAGCGGGAGAGAGAGagcgggagagagagagagagagcgggagagatggagagagagagggagagagagagatgtgagagagagagagagagagagagagagagagagagagagagagagagagagagagagagagagagagagagagagagagagagagagagagagagagagagagagagagagagagagagagagagagatgtgggagagagagagagagagagagagggccTAAAGACAGGAAAACAGAA
The sequence above is drawn from the Apium graveolens cultivar Ventura chromosome 2, ASM990537v1, whole genome shotgun sequence genome and encodes:
- the LOC141706828 gene encoding uncharacterized protein LOC141706828 isoform X1, encoding MNTRVRTSLHKASPLKHEKEATEMQKSKIMAAEKATTSNKRSSIRQKKMALQQDVDKLKKRLRHEESVHRALERAFSRPLGALPRLPPYLPQPTLELLAEVAVLEEEVVRLEEQVVHFRQGLYQEAVYVSSSKRNMENSGDLYDPRHVQDRKQKRSNLSLQNEPCASTSIPMHMPLITEDVQGKENQSCATSLKDKQHLSKLKDQTSRVPVKKGPVDNRLEVKQLDPPKLQQGKIINNDATDGEIPAVQNDRSSGDQSPNKISESILKCLMNIFVRMSSVKSRTTTETLPSLLALNSQNNHKEVEFKDPYDICFEFGDRDIGAYAKLFAFDTASINSSRTAISVFLVRRLKLLLGKLSAVDLKGLTHQEKLAFWINTYNSCMMNAFLEHGIPASPEMVVALMQKATINVGGHLLNAITIEHFILRLPYHSKYTFAKGSKNDELTARSTYGLELSEPLVTFALSCGSWSSPAVRIYTALEVEKELDMAKREYLQASVGICTTTNIFAIPKLLDWYLLDFAKDLESLLDWICLQLPSELGKEALQCLERAKPESLSKFVQVVPYDFSFRYLLHT
- the LOC141706828 gene encoding uncharacterized protein LOC141706828 isoform X2 translates to MNTRVRTSLHKASPLKHEKEATEMQKSKIMAAEKATTSNKRSSIRQKKMALQQDVDKLKKRLRHEESVHRALERAFSRPLGALPRLPPYLPQPTLELLAEVAVLEEEVVRLEEQVVHFRQGLYQEAVYVSSSKRNMENSGDLYDPRHVQDRKQKRSNLSLQNEPCASTSIPMHMPLITDVQGKENQSCATSLKDKQHLSKLKDQTSRVPVKKGPVDNRLEVKQLDPPKLQQGKIINNDATDGEIPAVQNDRSSGDQSPNKISESILKCLMNIFVRMSSVKSRTTTETLPSLLALNSQNNHKEVEFKDPYDICFEFGDRDIGAYAKLFAFDTASINSSRTAISVFLVRRLKLLLGKLSAVDLKGLTHQEKLAFWINTYNSCMMNAFLEHGIPASPEMVVALMQKATINVGGHLLNAITIEHFILRLPYHSKYTFAKGSKNDELTARSTYGLELSEPLVTFALSCGSWSSPAVRIYTALEVEKELDMAKREYLQASVGICTTTNIFAIPKLLDWYLLDFAKDLESLLDWICLQLPSELGKEALQCLERAKPESLSKFVQVVPYDFSFRYLLHT